A window from Megalobrama amblycephala isolate DHTTF-2021 linkage group LG9, ASM1881202v1, whole genome shotgun sequence encodes these proteins:
- the map7d1b gene encoding MAP7 domain-containing protein 1b isoform X2 produces the protein MNKMENKALESSFEEKLTLSDQVLTSPPETSGTLQKESELDSEILKADDTTVTDSSFITDPPSKTEPIKSDGRPSTPGASPNPKKDGMSSEQRQKQAKKRREERAKYLAAKKAQWLEKEEKARRLRESQLEERRRKLEEQRLKAEKRRALLEEKQRQKLEKNKERYESAIKRSTKKTWAEIRQQRWSWAGGLNQTSRRESRCSASTVNLPRQTEPVINNRLSKSSATLWNSPCRTRSLRLSPWESRIVERLMTPTLSFLARSRSVATLQNSSDPHQCSRSASVSPLTPCSHHHPHQHSAERWRVSASTPDITQRQHRRNSTPFEKKKKEKKDKERENEKEKSALSKEKVEKKRQSQSITRTKTEASPNLKAKNRASSPATPRSRPLSPNPAVSPKPPSSSGRTPPGTKTRPKRAQTPARVQPPAVAAVAVETKEPRQADPPKDTKTALSVPDITVSSAPATPLTTSAPITAAPQTPEAVPVVAAAPSRSLSPEPGPPAAKPTAGTNDPEEAARVLAEKRRQAREQREKEEQERREQEQKSRALREEHARREEEERRRREEEARFMAEQQRLQEEKEAQERARAEQEENLRLQKQREEAESKAREEAEKQRIEREKHFQKEEQERLERKKRLEEIMKRTRKSDAGGQKDVKTPAQVNGRVSDNVIQKNPSETLHSAATNFNQSQGDVKMSSVSWDTAPVINGVQPTKHQNGLSSNGEAADFEEIIKLSNHSGSGNSGQGQPADPIMAFEGGEPFMMKAGPMKPQHVAEVL, from the exons TTCTCACATCTCCTCCAGAGACGAGTGGCACGCTTCAGAAAGAGAGTGAACTGGACAGTGAGATCCTGAAAGCTGACGACACAACGGTCACAGACTCCTCCTTCATAACAGATCCTCCCTCAAAAACAGAACCAATCAAATCTGATGGAAGACCCAGCACACCCGGAGCCAGTCCCAACCCaaaaaaag ATGGGATGAGTTCAGAGCAAAGACAGAAACAGGCCAAAAAGCGGCGAGAGGAGCGGGCCAAATATCTGG CGGCGAAGAAAGCTCAGTGGCTGGAGAAGGAGGAGAAGGCACGGCGCTTGCGCGAGAGCCAGTTGGAAGAGCGCAGGAGGAAGTTGGAGGAACAAAGACTGAAGGCGGAGAAACGAAGGGCTCTGCTGGAGGAGAAACAGAGACAGAAACTAGAGAAGAATAAG GAGAGGTATGAATCTGCCATAAAGAGATCAACCAAAAAAACGTGGGCTGAGATCCGTCAGCAGAGATGGTCGTGGGCCGGCGGCTTGAACCAGACCTCCCGCAGAGAGA GCAGATGCTCGGCCTCCACGGTCAACCTGCCGCGGCAGACGGAGCCTGTGATTAACAACAGGCTGTCCAAGTCCTCGGCCACGCTCTGGAACTCGCCCTGCAGAA CCCGCAGCTTGCGTCTGAGCCCGTGGGAGAGCCGCATCGTGGAGAGGTTGATGACGCCCACCCTTTCCTTTCTGGCTCGCAGCCGGAGCGTCGCCACCCTCCAGAACAGCAGCGACCCCC ATCAGTGTTCCCGCTCTGCGTCTGTGTCTCCTCTGACGCCCTGCTCCCATCATCATCCTCACCAGCACAGCGCTGAACGCTGGAGGGTCTCGGCCAGCACCCCTGACATCACACAGCGCCAGCACAGACGCAACTCCACACCG TttgagaagaagaagaaagaaaagaaagacaaGGAACGAGAGAACGAAAAGGAGAAGAGTGCTCTGTCTAAAGAAAAAGTGGAGAAGAAGAGACAATCTCAGTCCATAACCAGAACAAAAACAGAAGCCAG ccCAAATCTCAAAGCTAAAAACAGAGCTTCATCACCTGCGACGCCCAGGAGTCGCCCCCTCTCCCCCAATCCAGCGGTGTCCCCCAAACCACCCTCATCTTCGGGCCGGACTCCTCCTGGCACCAAGACACGGCCTAAACGAGCTCAGACTCCCGCCCGTGTACAGCCCCCCGCCGTCGCCGCGGTCGCCGTGGAAACCAAGGAGCCCCGTCAGGCTGACCCTCCCAAGGACACAAAGA CTGCTCTCAGTGTTCCTGACATCACTGTCTCCTCTGCTCCGGCCACGCCCCTCACTACCTCTGCACCAATCACAGCAGCTCCTCAGACACCAGAGGCGGTGCCTGTTGTAGCCGCTGCTCCTTCTCGATCACTCTCTCCTGAGCCCGGCCCTCCGGCCGCCAAGCCCACAGCTGGGACCAATGATCCAGAGGAGGCGGCCAGGGTTTTGGCAGAAAAGAGACGTCAGGCACGTGAGCAGAGAGAGAAGGAGGAGCAAGAGAGACGAGAGCAGGAGCAGAAGAGCAG AGCGCTGCGTGAGGAGCACGCCAGACgtgaggaggaggagaggaggcGCAGAGAGGAGGAGGCGCGCTTCATGGCAGAGCAGCAGCGTCTGCAGGAGGAGAAGGAGGCGCAGGAGCGAGCAAGAGCCGAGCAAGAGGAAAACCTGCGTCTGCAGAAACAG CGAGAGGAGGCCGAATCCAAAGCCCGAGAGGAAGCAGAGAAACAGAGGAtagaaagagaaaaacacttcCAGAAGGAGGAACAGGAGCGCCTGGAGAGAAAGAAG CGTCTGGAAGAAATCATGAAAAGGACTCGTAAGAGTGACGCAGGCGGACAG AAAGACGTAAAGACCCCAGCTCAAGTGAATGGTAGAGTCTCTGACAATG TAATCCAGAAAAATCCTTCAGAAACTCTTCATAGTGCTGCGACAAATTTCAACCAATCACAAGGAGATGTGAAAATGAG CTCTGTGTCCTGGGACACGGCGCCCGTCATTAATGGTGTCCAGCCCACCAAACATCAGAATGGACTGTCCTCCAATGGAGAGGCAGCAGACTTTGAGGAGATCATCAAGCTGTCCAATCACAGTGGCAGTGGAAACAGTGGGCAGGGTCAACCTGCTGACCCAATCATGGCCTTTGAGGGAGGGGAACCGTTCATGATGAAGGCGGGACCTATGAAACCTCAACATGTGGCAG agGTCCTGTGA
- the map7d1b gene encoding MAP7 domain-containing protein 1b isoform X3, whose amino-acid sequence MNKMENKALESSFEEKLTLSDQVLTSPPETSGTLQKESELDSEILKADDTTVTDSSFITDPPSKTEPIKSDGRPSTPGASPNPKKDGMSSEQRQKQAKKRREERAKYLEQRTQEQAAKKAQWLEKEEKARRLRESQLEERRRKLEEQRLKAEKRRALLEEKQRQKLEKNKERYESAIKRSTKKTWAEIRQQRWSWAGGLNQTSRRETRSLRLSPWESRIVERLMTPTLSFLARSRSVATLQNSSDPHQCSRSASVSPLTPCSHHHPHQHSAERWRVSASTPDITQRQHRRNSTPFEKKKKEKKDKERENEKEKSALSKEKVEKKRQSQSITRTKTEASPNLKAKNRASSPATPRSRPLSPNPAVSPKPPSSSGRTPPGTKTRPKRAQTPARVQPPAVAAVAVETKEPRQADPPKDTKTALSVPDITVSSAPATPLTTSAPITAAPQTPEAVPVVAAAPSRSLSPEPGPPAAKPTAGTNDPEEAARVLAEKRRQAREQREKEEQERREQEQKSRALREEHARREEEERRRREEEARFMAEQQRLQEEKEAQERARAEQEENLRLQKQREEAESKAREEAEKQRIEREKHFQKEEQERLERKKRLEEIMKRTRKSDAGGQKDVKTPAQVNGRVSDNVIQKNPSETLHSAATNFNQSQGDVKMSSVSWDTAPVINGVQPTKHQNGLSSNGEAADFEEIIKLSNHSGSGNSGQGQPADPIMAFEGGEPFMMKAGPMKPQHVAEVL is encoded by the exons TTCTCACATCTCCTCCAGAGACGAGTGGCACGCTTCAGAAAGAGAGTGAACTGGACAGTGAGATCCTGAAAGCTGACGACACAACGGTCACAGACTCCTCCTTCATAACAGATCCTCCCTCAAAAACAGAACCAATCAAATCTGATGGAAGACCCAGCACACCCGGAGCCAGTCCCAACCCaaaaaaag ATGGGATGAGTTCAGAGCAAAGACAGAAACAGGCCAAAAAGCGGCGAGAGGAGCGGGCCAAATATCTGG AACAGCGAACCCAGGAGCAAG CGGCGAAGAAAGCTCAGTGGCTGGAGAAGGAGGAGAAGGCACGGCGCTTGCGCGAGAGCCAGTTGGAAGAGCGCAGGAGGAAGTTGGAGGAACAAAGACTGAAGGCGGAGAAACGAAGGGCTCTGCTGGAGGAGAAACAGAGACAGAAACTAGAGAAGAATAAG GAGAGGTATGAATCTGCCATAAAGAGATCAACCAAAAAAACGTGGGCTGAGATCCGTCAGCAGAGATGGTCGTGGGCCGGCGGCTTGAACCAGACCTCCCGCAGAGAGA CCCGCAGCTTGCGTCTGAGCCCGTGGGAGAGCCGCATCGTGGAGAGGTTGATGACGCCCACCCTTTCCTTTCTGGCTCGCAGCCGGAGCGTCGCCACCCTCCAGAACAGCAGCGACCCCC ATCAGTGTTCCCGCTCTGCGTCTGTGTCTCCTCTGACGCCCTGCTCCCATCATCATCCTCACCAGCACAGCGCTGAACGCTGGAGGGTCTCGGCCAGCACCCCTGACATCACACAGCGCCAGCACAGACGCAACTCCACACCG TttgagaagaagaagaaagaaaagaaagacaaGGAACGAGAGAACGAAAAGGAGAAGAGTGCTCTGTCTAAAGAAAAAGTGGAGAAGAAGAGACAATCTCAGTCCATAACCAGAACAAAAACAGAAGCCAG ccCAAATCTCAAAGCTAAAAACAGAGCTTCATCACCTGCGACGCCCAGGAGTCGCCCCCTCTCCCCCAATCCAGCGGTGTCCCCCAAACCACCCTCATCTTCGGGCCGGACTCCTCCTGGCACCAAGACACGGCCTAAACGAGCTCAGACTCCCGCCCGTGTACAGCCCCCCGCCGTCGCCGCGGTCGCCGTGGAAACCAAGGAGCCCCGTCAGGCTGACCCTCCCAAGGACACAAAGA CTGCTCTCAGTGTTCCTGACATCACTGTCTCCTCTGCTCCGGCCACGCCCCTCACTACCTCTGCACCAATCACAGCAGCTCCTCAGACACCAGAGGCGGTGCCTGTTGTAGCCGCTGCTCCTTCTCGATCACTCTCTCCTGAGCCCGGCCCTCCGGCCGCCAAGCCCACAGCTGGGACCAATGATCCAGAGGAGGCGGCCAGGGTTTTGGCAGAAAAGAGACGTCAGGCACGTGAGCAGAGAGAGAAGGAGGAGCAAGAGAGACGAGAGCAGGAGCAGAAGAGCAG AGCGCTGCGTGAGGAGCACGCCAGACgtgaggaggaggagaggaggcGCAGAGAGGAGGAGGCGCGCTTCATGGCAGAGCAGCAGCGTCTGCAGGAGGAGAAGGAGGCGCAGGAGCGAGCAAGAGCCGAGCAAGAGGAAAACCTGCGTCTGCAGAAACAG CGAGAGGAGGCCGAATCCAAAGCCCGAGAGGAAGCAGAGAAACAGAGGAtagaaagagaaaaacacttcCAGAAGGAGGAACAGGAGCGCCTGGAGAGAAAGAAG CGTCTGGAAGAAATCATGAAAAGGACTCGTAAGAGTGACGCAGGCGGACAG AAAGACGTAAAGACCCCAGCTCAAGTGAATGGTAGAGTCTCTGACAATG TAATCCAGAAAAATCCTTCAGAAACTCTTCATAGTGCTGCGACAAATTTCAACCAATCACAAGGAGATGTGAAAATGAG CTCTGTGTCCTGGGACACGGCGCCCGTCATTAATGGTGTCCAGCCCACCAAACATCAGAATGGACTGTCCTCCAATGGAGAGGCAGCAGACTTTGAGGAGATCATCAAGCTGTCCAATCACAGTGGCAGTGGAAACAGTGGGCAGGGTCAACCTGCTGACCCAATCATGGCCTTTGAGGGAGGGGAACCGTTCATGATGAAGGCGGGACCTATGAAACCTCAACATGTGGCAG agGTCCTGTGA
- the map7d1b gene encoding MAP7 domain-containing protein 1b isoform X1 has product MNKMENKALESSFEEKLTLSDQVLTSPPETSGTLQKESELDSEILKADDTTVTDSSFITDPPSKTEPIKSDGRPSTPGASPNPKKDGMSSEQRQKQAKKRREERAKYLEQRTQEQAAKKAQWLEKEEKARRLRESQLEERRRKLEEQRLKAEKRRALLEEKQRQKLEKNKERYESAIKRSTKKTWAEIRQQRWSWAGGLNQTSRRESRCSASTVNLPRQTEPVINNRLSKSSATLWNSPCRTRSLRLSPWESRIVERLMTPTLSFLARSRSVATLQNSSDPHQCSRSASVSPLTPCSHHHPHQHSAERWRVSASTPDITQRQHRRNSTPFEKKKKEKKDKERENEKEKSALSKEKVEKKRQSQSITRTKTEASPNLKAKNRASSPATPRSRPLSPNPAVSPKPPSSSGRTPPGTKTRPKRAQTPARVQPPAVAAVAVETKEPRQADPPKDTKTALSVPDITVSSAPATPLTTSAPITAAPQTPEAVPVVAAAPSRSLSPEPGPPAAKPTAGTNDPEEAARVLAEKRRQAREQREKEEQERREQEQKSRALREEHARREEEERRRREEEARFMAEQQRLQEEKEAQERARAEQEENLRLQKQREEAESKAREEAEKQRIEREKHFQKEEQERLERKKRLEEIMKRTRKSDAGGQKDVKTPAQVNGRVSDNVIQKNPSETLHSAATNFNQSQGDVKMSSVSWDTAPVINGVQPTKHQNGLSSNGEAADFEEIIKLSNHSGSGNSGQGQPADPIMAFEGGEPFMMKAGPMKPQHVAEVL; this is encoded by the exons TTCTCACATCTCCTCCAGAGACGAGTGGCACGCTTCAGAAAGAGAGTGAACTGGACAGTGAGATCCTGAAAGCTGACGACACAACGGTCACAGACTCCTCCTTCATAACAGATCCTCCCTCAAAAACAGAACCAATCAAATCTGATGGAAGACCCAGCACACCCGGAGCCAGTCCCAACCCaaaaaaag ATGGGATGAGTTCAGAGCAAAGACAGAAACAGGCCAAAAAGCGGCGAGAGGAGCGGGCCAAATATCTGG AACAGCGAACCCAGGAGCAAG CGGCGAAGAAAGCTCAGTGGCTGGAGAAGGAGGAGAAGGCACGGCGCTTGCGCGAGAGCCAGTTGGAAGAGCGCAGGAGGAAGTTGGAGGAACAAAGACTGAAGGCGGAGAAACGAAGGGCTCTGCTGGAGGAGAAACAGAGACAGAAACTAGAGAAGAATAAG GAGAGGTATGAATCTGCCATAAAGAGATCAACCAAAAAAACGTGGGCTGAGATCCGTCAGCAGAGATGGTCGTGGGCCGGCGGCTTGAACCAGACCTCCCGCAGAGAGA GCAGATGCTCGGCCTCCACGGTCAACCTGCCGCGGCAGACGGAGCCTGTGATTAACAACAGGCTGTCCAAGTCCTCGGCCACGCTCTGGAACTCGCCCTGCAGAA CCCGCAGCTTGCGTCTGAGCCCGTGGGAGAGCCGCATCGTGGAGAGGTTGATGACGCCCACCCTTTCCTTTCTGGCTCGCAGCCGGAGCGTCGCCACCCTCCAGAACAGCAGCGACCCCC ATCAGTGTTCCCGCTCTGCGTCTGTGTCTCCTCTGACGCCCTGCTCCCATCATCATCCTCACCAGCACAGCGCTGAACGCTGGAGGGTCTCGGCCAGCACCCCTGACATCACACAGCGCCAGCACAGACGCAACTCCACACCG TttgagaagaagaagaaagaaaagaaagacaaGGAACGAGAGAACGAAAAGGAGAAGAGTGCTCTGTCTAAAGAAAAAGTGGAGAAGAAGAGACAATCTCAGTCCATAACCAGAACAAAAACAGAAGCCAG ccCAAATCTCAAAGCTAAAAACAGAGCTTCATCACCTGCGACGCCCAGGAGTCGCCCCCTCTCCCCCAATCCAGCGGTGTCCCCCAAACCACCCTCATCTTCGGGCCGGACTCCTCCTGGCACCAAGACACGGCCTAAACGAGCTCAGACTCCCGCCCGTGTACAGCCCCCCGCCGTCGCCGCGGTCGCCGTGGAAACCAAGGAGCCCCGTCAGGCTGACCCTCCCAAGGACACAAAGA CTGCTCTCAGTGTTCCTGACATCACTGTCTCCTCTGCTCCGGCCACGCCCCTCACTACCTCTGCACCAATCACAGCAGCTCCTCAGACACCAGAGGCGGTGCCTGTTGTAGCCGCTGCTCCTTCTCGATCACTCTCTCCTGAGCCCGGCCCTCCGGCCGCCAAGCCCACAGCTGGGACCAATGATCCAGAGGAGGCGGCCAGGGTTTTGGCAGAAAAGAGACGTCAGGCACGTGAGCAGAGAGAGAAGGAGGAGCAAGAGAGACGAGAGCAGGAGCAGAAGAGCAG AGCGCTGCGTGAGGAGCACGCCAGACgtgaggaggaggagaggaggcGCAGAGAGGAGGAGGCGCGCTTCATGGCAGAGCAGCAGCGTCTGCAGGAGGAGAAGGAGGCGCAGGAGCGAGCAAGAGCCGAGCAAGAGGAAAACCTGCGTCTGCAGAAACAG CGAGAGGAGGCCGAATCCAAAGCCCGAGAGGAAGCAGAGAAACAGAGGAtagaaagagaaaaacacttcCAGAAGGAGGAACAGGAGCGCCTGGAGAGAAAGAAG CGTCTGGAAGAAATCATGAAAAGGACTCGTAAGAGTGACGCAGGCGGACAG AAAGACGTAAAGACCCCAGCTCAAGTGAATGGTAGAGTCTCTGACAATG TAATCCAGAAAAATCCTTCAGAAACTCTTCATAGTGCTGCGACAAATTTCAACCAATCACAAGGAGATGTGAAAATGAG CTCTGTGTCCTGGGACACGGCGCCCGTCATTAATGGTGTCCAGCCCACCAAACATCAGAATGGACTGTCCTCCAATGGAGAGGCAGCAGACTTTGAGGAGATCATCAAGCTGTCCAATCACAGTGGCAGTGGAAACAGTGGGCAGGGTCAACCTGCTGACCCAATCATGGCCTTTGAGGGAGGGGAACCGTTCATGATGAAGGCGGGACCTATGAAACCTCAACATGTGGCAG agGTCCTGTGA
- the map7d1b gene encoding MAP7 domain-containing protein 1b isoform X4: protein MNKMENKALESSFEEKLTLSDQVLTSPPETSGTLQKESELDSEILKADDTTVTDSSFITDPPSKTEPIKSDGRPSTPGASPNPKKDGMSSEQRQKQAKKRREERAKYLAAKKAQWLEKEEKARRLRESQLEERRRKLEEQRLKAEKRRALLEEKQRQKLEKNKERYESAIKRSTKKTWAEIRQQRWSWAGGLNQTSRRETRSLRLSPWESRIVERLMTPTLSFLARSRSVATLQNSSDPHQCSRSASVSPLTPCSHHHPHQHSAERWRVSASTPDITQRQHRRNSTPFEKKKKEKKDKERENEKEKSALSKEKVEKKRQSQSITRTKTEASPNLKAKNRASSPATPRSRPLSPNPAVSPKPPSSSGRTPPGTKTRPKRAQTPARVQPPAVAAVAVETKEPRQADPPKDTKTALSVPDITVSSAPATPLTTSAPITAAPQTPEAVPVVAAAPSRSLSPEPGPPAAKPTAGTNDPEEAARVLAEKRRQAREQREKEEQERREQEQKSRALREEHARREEEERRRREEEARFMAEQQRLQEEKEAQERARAEQEENLRLQKQREEAESKAREEAEKQRIEREKHFQKEEQERLERKKRLEEIMKRTRKSDAGGQKDVKTPAQVNGRVSDNVIQKNPSETLHSAATNFNQSQGDVKMSSVSWDTAPVINGVQPTKHQNGLSSNGEAADFEEIIKLSNHSGSGNSGQGQPADPIMAFEGGEPFMMKAGPMKPQHVAEVL, encoded by the exons TTCTCACATCTCCTCCAGAGACGAGTGGCACGCTTCAGAAAGAGAGTGAACTGGACAGTGAGATCCTGAAAGCTGACGACACAACGGTCACAGACTCCTCCTTCATAACAGATCCTCCCTCAAAAACAGAACCAATCAAATCTGATGGAAGACCCAGCACACCCGGAGCCAGTCCCAACCCaaaaaaag ATGGGATGAGTTCAGAGCAAAGACAGAAACAGGCCAAAAAGCGGCGAGAGGAGCGGGCCAAATATCTGG CGGCGAAGAAAGCTCAGTGGCTGGAGAAGGAGGAGAAGGCACGGCGCTTGCGCGAGAGCCAGTTGGAAGAGCGCAGGAGGAAGTTGGAGGAACAAAGACTGAAGGCGGAGAAACGAAGGGCTCTGCTGGAGGAGAAACAGAGACAGAAACTAGAGAAGAATAAG GAGAGGTATGAATCTGCCATAAAGAGATCAACCAAAAAAACGTGGGCTGAGATCCGTCAGCAGAGATGGTCGTGGGCCGGCGGCTTGAACCAGACCTCCCGCAGAGAGA CCCGCAGCTTGCGTCTGAGCCCGTGGGAGAGCCGCATCGTGGAGAGGTTGATGACGCCCACCCTTTCCTTTCTGGCTCGCAGCCGGAGCGTCGCCACCCTCCAGAACAGCAGCGACCCCC ATCAGTGTTCCCGCTCTGCGTCTGTGTCTCCTCTGACGCCCTGCTCCCATCATCATCCTCACCAGCACAGCGCTGAACGCTGGAGGGTCTCGGCCAGCACCCCTGACATCACACAGCGCCAGCACAGACGCAACTCCACACCG TttgagaagaagaagaaagaaaagaaagacaaGGAACGAGAGAACGAAAAGGAGAAGAGTGCTCTGTCTAAAGAAAAAGTGGAGAAGAAGAGACAATCTCAGTCCATAACCAGAACAAAAACAGAAGCCAG ccCAAATCTCAAAGCTAAAAACAGAGCTTCATCACCTGCGACGCCCAGGAGTCGCCCCCTCTCCCCCAATCCAGCGGTGTCCCCCAAACCACCCTCATCTTCGGGCCGGACTCCTCCTGGCACCAAGACACGGCCTAAACGAGCTCAGACTCCCGCCCGTGTACAGCCCCCCGCCGTCGCCGCGGTCGCCGTGGAAACCAAGGAGCCCCGTCAGGCTGACCCTCCCAAGGACACAAAGA CTGCTCTCAGTGTTCCTGACATCACTGTCTCCTCTGCTCCGGCCACGCCCCTCACTACCTCTGCACCAATCACAGCAGCTCCTCAGACACCAGAGGCGGTGCCTGTTGTAGCCGCTGCTCCTTCTCGATCACTCTCTCCTGAGCCCGGCCCTCCGGCCGCCAAGCCCACAGCTGGGACCAATGATCCAGAGGAGGCGGCCAGGGTTTTGGCAGAAAAGAGACGTCAGGCACGTGAGCAGAGAGAGAAGGAGGAGCAAGAGAGACGAGAGCAGGAGCAGAAGAGCAG AGCGCTGCGTGAGGAGCACGCCAGACgtgaggaggaggagaggaggcGCAGAGAGGAGGAGGCGCGCTTCATGGCAGAGCAGCAGCGTCTGCAGGAGGAGAAGGAGGCGCAGGAGCGAGCAAGAGCCGAGCAAGAGGAAAACCTGCGTCTGCAGAAACAG CGAGAGGAGGCCGAATCCAAAGCCCGAGAGGAAGCAGAGAAACAGAGGAtagaaagagaaaaacacttcCAGAAGGAGGAACAGGAGCGCCTGGAGAGAAAGAAG CGTCTGGAAGAAATCATGAAAAGGACTCGTAAGAGTGACGCAGGCGGACAG AAAGACGTAAAGACCCCAGCTCAAGTGAATGGTAGAGTCTCTGACAATG TAATCCAGAAAAATCCTTCAGAAACTCTTCATAGTGCTGCGACAAATTTCAACCAATCACAAGGAGATGTGAAAATGAG CTCTGTGTCCTGGGACACGGCGCCCGTCATTAATGGTGTCCAGCCCACCAAACATCAGAATGGACTGTCCTCCAATGGAGAGGCAGCAGACTTTGAGGAGATCATCAAGCTGTCCAATCACAGTGGCAGTGGAAACAGTGGGCAGGGTCAACCTGCTGACCCAATCATGGCCTTTGAGGGAGGGGAACCGTTCATGATGAAGGCGGGACCTATGAAACCTCAACATGTGGCAG agGTCCTGTGA